A genome region from Sphingorhabdus sp. SMR4y includes the following:
- a CDS encoding lysophospholipid acyltransferase family protein: protein MHDEIKPNWLSEIVRRFSVFVFTVNGWTAVQENPPPRKAVIIAAPHTSNWDFLYFFGLVNKLKIQSYWIGKNTLFKWPWGGMMRRLGGIPVDRSKSQNMVDAMVREFDRRDDFLLTIPPEGTRGSVKEWRTGFYYIALKAKVPLIIGLMDYSKRKGGLGPSFMPSGDYKADMLKLSDFYHSVTPKYPAKAMRDIVSTEPRGSSGADQNGESR from the coding sequence GTGCACGACGAGATTAAACCGAACTGGCTGTCGGAAATTGTTCGTCGATTTTCTGTGTTTGTTTTTACGGTCAATGGATGGACAGCCGTCCAGGAAAACCCGCCGCCCAGAAAAGCCGTCATTATTGCCGCACCGCATACCAGCAACTGGGATTTCCTTTATTTCTTCGGACTGGTGAACAAGCTGAAAATCCAGTCTTACTGGATCGGCAAAAACACCCTTTTCAAATGGCCTTGGGGAGGCATGATGCGCCGACTGGGCGGCATCCCGGTGGACAGAAGCAAGTCGCAGAATATGGTCGATGCCATGGTCAGGGAGTTTGACCGGCGCGATGATTTTCTCCTGACAATTCCGCCGGAAGGCACCCGCGGAAGCGTCAAGGAATGGCGGACAGGCTTTTACTATATCGCGCTCAAGGCAAAGGTGCCGCTGATCATCGGTCTGATGGACTATTCGAAGCGGAAGGGAGGATTGGGCCCTTCTTTCATGCCGTCCGGCGATTACAAGGCTGATATGCTCAAGCTCAGCGACTTCTACCATAGCGTGACGCCCAAATATCCTGCGAAAGCCATGCGCGATATTGTCTCGACAGAACCAAGGGGCAGCAGCGGCGCAGACCAGAATGGAGAAAGCAGATGA
- a CDS encoding cation diffusion facilitator family transporter produces MSAGHHHGHFTHSHHDRHGPHGHMPTNFSRAFALGISLNIIYIVVEVIFGLLAGSMALLADAGHNLSDVLGLAVAWAGAELAKRPPSKRFTYGLGGSSILAALLNGLFLLVACGAIAWEAIELFSAPSPIASTTVIIVASLGIVINFGTAMLFVRGQKEDINIRGAFLHMMADAGVSAGVVVGGIAIYFSGFNWIDPLISLLIVALIFWSTWGLLSEAVRMSLAGVPRDIDVEDVMEYLASLPGVETVHDLHIWPMSTSETAMTAHLVLPDGHPGKGFLAEVQQQLKKRFAIHHITIQIELEDEEADLCGTDCSSRKQR; encoded by the coding sequence ATGTCCGCCGGTCATCATCACGGTCATTTTACTCACAGCCATCATGATCGCCACGGCCCACACGGCCATATGCCGACAAATTTCAGCCGCGCCTTCGCGCTCGGAATTTCGCTCAATATCATATATATTGTCGTAGAAGTCATATTCGGCCTGTTGGCCGGGTCTATGGCATTGTTGGCGGATGCCGGGCACAATCTCTCCGATGTTCTCGGTCTGGCCGTCGCGTGGGCCGGGGCGGAGCTGGCCAAACGACCACCGAGCAAACGGTTTACCTATGGTCTGGGCGGATCTTCTATTCTGGCTGCTTTGCTCAACGGGCTGTTTCTGCTGGTCGCCTGCGGTGCCATTGCATGGGAGGCGATCGAGCTTTTCAGCGCACCCAGTCCGATCGCGTCGACCACGGTCATCATCGTTGCTTCGCTTGGTATTGTCATCAATTTCGGCACCGCAATGCTGTTCGTTCGCGGACAGAAGGAAGACATCAACATTCGGGGCGCCTTTCTGCACATGATGGCTGATGCCGGTGTGTCGGCGGGCGTGGTGGTTGGCGGCATCGCCATCTATTTCAGCGGTTTCAACTGGATTGATCCGCTGATCAGCCTGCTGATTGTTGCACTGATTTTCTGGAGCACCTGGGGATTGTTGTCGGAAGCCGTGCGCATGTCACTGGCGGGCGTGCCGCGTGATATCGACGTCGAGGATGTGATGGAATATCTGGCGAGTTTGCCCGGTGTTGAAACGGTTCACGATCTCCATATTTGGCCGATGAGCACGAGTGAGACCGCCATGACTGCCCATCTGGTTCTGCCGGACGGTCATCCTGGCAAGGGGTTTCTGGCCGAGGTCCAGCAGCAACTGAAAAAGCGCTTTGCTATTCATCATATTACCATTCAGATCGAGCTCGAGGATGAAGAGGCTGATCTCTGCGGGACAGATTGCAGTAGCAGAAAGCAGCGATAG
- a CDS encoding PspC domain-containing protein: protein MAAKNKSSDPVSGSWPEPVSSRKESKQPMKNKLKLDKANGKLMGVCSGLANWSGMDANLLRIIFVLATIFGFGSAIIIYLAIGLIVD, encoded by the coding sequence ATGGCCGCTAAAAACAAAAGCTCCGACCCAGTATCCGGCAGCTGGCCGGAACCCGTCTCATCCAGAAAAGAAAGCAAGCAACCCATGAAAAATAAACTGAAACTCGACAAGGCCAACGGCAAGCTGATGGGCGTCTGCTCCGGCTTGGCCAATTGGAGCGGTATGGATGCCAATTTGTTGCGCATCATCTTCGTTCTTGCAACGATATTTGGCTTCGGTTCCGCGATTATCATCTATCTGGCGATTGGCCTGATTGTCGACTGA
- the recF gene encoding DNA replication/repair protein RecF (All proteins in this family for which functions are known are DNA-binding proteins that assist the filamentation of RecA onto DNA for the initiation of recombination or recombinational repair.) — protein MTLSQLTLHNFRNYAELRLNAAPGFMVFSGANGAGKTNILEAVSLLAPGRGLRRAALRDIARQSGPGDFAVAAQLDDVHLGSGTSIETPERRKTRINEATVPTNDLAEWLSILWLTPAMDRLFTEGASGRRNFLDRLVTALEPSHARNCARYEAARRERNKLLSDPYPADKDWIDGLDTQLAQYGAYVAEARGQMIAALNHRLEQSESNIFATPTVELADGQMRSEQQLYRMLQQNMAADRAAGRTIRGPHRTDLHVIHSAKQQPAEKCSTGEQKALLFSIILAHADLIAERRDARPILLLDEVAAHLDPQRRAALFGKLAERGGQVWLTGTEPDLFKDIPADALHFEVSDGTVTRR, from the coding sequence ATGACCCTGTCTCAGCTCACTTTGCACAACTTCCGCAACTATGCGGAATTGCGCCTGAACGCCGCGCCCGGTTTCATGGTGTTCAGTGGCGCCAACGGCGCTGGCAAGACCAATATTCTGGAAGCCGTGTCGCTACTCGCACCTGGCCGCGGCCTGAGACGCGCGGCGCTGAGAGACATCGCCCGCCAAAGTGGCCCGGGCGATTTTGCCGTCGCCGCGCAACTCGACGATGTGCATCTGGGAAGCGGCACCAGCATCGAGACACCGGAACGACGCAAGACCCGGATCAACGAGGCAACGGTCCCGACCAACGATCTTGCTGAGTGGTTGTCGATATTGTGGCTGACCCCCGCGATGGACCGGCTGTTCACGGAAGGTGCGTCAGGGCGCCGCAATTTTCTGGACCGGCTCGTGACAGCTTTGGAACCTTCCCATGCGCGCAATTGCGCCCGCTATGAAGCGGCGCGACGCGAACGGAACAAGCTACTCTCCGATCCCTATCCGGCGGACAAGGACTGGATCGACGGCCTGGATACCCAGTTGGCACAATATGGGGCTTATGTCGCAGAGGCCCGCGGGCAGATGATAGCCGCATTGAACCACCGACTGGAGCAATCAGAAAGCAATATATTCGCCACTCCAACCGTGGAACTCGCGGATGGGCAGATGCGCAGCGAACAGCAATTGTATCGGATGCTACAGCAGAACATGGCAGCCGACCGAGCGGCTGGCCGCACCATAAGAGGCCCGCATCGAACTGACCTTCATGTGATTCATTCGGCGAAACAGCAGCCTGCCGAAAAATGCTCCACCGGCGAGCAAAAGGCGTTACTCTTCTCGATCATTTTGGCCCACGCGGATCTGATCGCCGAGCGGCGTGACGCCCGGCCGATATTGCTGCTCGATGAAGTCGCCGCCCATCTGGATCCACAACGCAGGGCAGCACTCTTCGGCAAGCTGGCAGAAAGAGGCGGTCAAGTCTGGCTGACGGGCACCGAACCCGACCTGTTCAAAGACATTCCGGCCGATGCCTTGCATTTCGAAGTGTCGGACGGAACCGTCACCCGCCGGTAA
- a CDS encoding CHAP domain-containing protein, which translates to MNGPALRDILITIRNAIIPILLALQALMMPVPAHANDYLQCVPFARELSGIRIYGDAHSWWDQAEGAYQRGTMPAEGAVLSLPSHGSMRLGHVAVVREIVDDRTILISHANWSPINGRRGQIERRVAARDVSEANDWSKVRIWYAPIGKLGTTAFPVNGFIYPEKPNRQSERQWASSQSGSQSRRQNRQLLDRGLKAELAQTANRERPTDGTPRDLIGELLDRVGS; encoded by the coding sequence ATGAACGGACCGGCTCTCAGAGACATATTAATCACCATTCGCAACGCGATCATTCCGATCCTGCTGGCTTTGCAGGCGCTCATGATGCCTGTGCCGGCCCATGCAAATGATTATCTGCAATGCGTCCCCTTTGCCCGTGAACTCAGCGGCATAAGGATCTATGGCGATGCCCACAGCTGGTGGGATCAGGCGGAAGGGGCCTATCAACGCGGAACGATGCCCGCAGAGGGCGCGGTCCTGTCATTGCCGAGCCATGGTTCCATGCGACTTGGCCATGTCGCCGTTGTCCGGGAGATTGTAGATGATCGCACGATTCTGATCAGCCATGCCAACTGGTCACCGATCAACGGTCGGCGCGGGCAGATCGAACGCCGCGTTGCGGCTCGGGATGTCTCGGAAGCCAATGATTGGAGCAAGGTGCGTATCTGGTATGCACCGATCGGCAAGCTGGGCACGACTGCCTTTCCGGTAAACGGCTTCATTTACCCTGAAAAGCCGAATCGACAGAGCGAACGACAATGGGCGTCTTCCCAATCAGGATCTCAGAGCCGCCGACAAAACCGTCAGCTGCTTGACCGGGGACTGAAAGCCGAGCTTGCCCAAACCGCCAATCGGGAACGACCGACTGACGGCACTCCAAGAGACCTTATCGGAGAATTGCTGGACAGAGTGGGCAGCTGA
- a CDS encoding molybdenum cofactor guanylyltransferase: MIKTTPSCLVILAGGQSTRMGSDKAIVHFEGQRLIDRLIDRFAGVADRILLSGRHDYGTGLAVINDKPDAPDGPVGAVLSIAATLPDLQSDCSGFVTLPVDAPHAPTDLIKRLSANGTCTVAQDQERIHPTFAYWRCDVVNAVGTISQPGERAPSLHWLTRQCEATPVTWPDSRPFINVNRPEDLATAAKIKKAGA; the protein is encoded by the coding sequence ATGATTAAGACCACGCCCTCATGCCTTGTCATTCTAGCCGGCGGCCAGTCAACCCGCATGGGAAGCGACAAGGCGATCGTCCACTTTGAAGGGCAGCGGTTGATCGACAGACTGATTGACCGTTTTGCCGGTGTGGCTGACCGGATTTTGCTATCGGGGCGGCACGATTACGGAACCGGACTGGCAGTCATCAACGACAAACCGGATGCGCCGGACGGTCCGGTCGGCGCTGTCTTATCGATCGCGGCTACATTACCAGACTTGCAGTCAGACTGTAGCGGGTTTGTCACCCTGCCCGTCGACGCGCCGCACGCGCCGACCGATCTTATCAAGCGGCTGTCGGCGAACGGCACCTGCACCGTGGCGCAGGACCAGGAACGCATCCATCCGACCTTTGCCTATTGGCGTTGCGATGTAGTCAATGCCGTCGGAACGATCTCCCAACCCGGCGAGCGTGCCCCTTCCCTGCATTGGCTTACGCGCCAATGTGAAGCGACGCCAGTCACTTGGCCCGACAGCCGACCATTCATCAACGTCAACCGCCCGGAAGATCTGGCCACCGCTGCGAAGATCAAAAAAGCCGGCGCTTGA